One part of the Halobacteria archaeon AArc-dxtr1 genome encodes these proteins:
- a CDS encoding formyltetrahydrofolate deformylase encodes MTTDVTEITVIGSDDTGLIARVTSLLFERGVNIEDLDQAVRDGVFRMYLAVDTSEMVCTEDTLRNDLHQLGEDLGLDVQVRFPADRDHQQIAVLVTKESHCLEALFEAWTNDELGADIGVVIGNHDDLEPMADHYGVPFHDIGTESGEQNEDELLEVLAEYDVDLIVLARYMRILGPNVVFRYEDRIINIHPSLLPAFPGAEAYRQAVEEGVRVAGVTAHYVTTDLDQGPVITQRAFDVPDDADVEEVKHRGQPLEADALLEAVQLHLNGDVSVHRGRTKVRENGDQYQLGLPEELAEFTPDRPIDGVGDVLEDR; translated from the coding sequence GTGACGACCGACGTAACTGAGATCACGGTGATCGGAAGTGACGACACCGGACTCATCGCTCGCGTCACCAGCCTCCTGTTCGAGCGCGGGGTCAACATCGAGGACCTCGACCAGGCGGTTCGTGACGGCGTCTTCCGGATGTATCTGGCCGTCGATACGAGCGAGATGGTCTGTACCGAGGACACGCTCAGAAACGACCTCCACCAGCTTGGTGAGGATCTCGGCCTCGACGTTCAGGTGCGGTTCCCCGCCGATCGCGACCACCAGCAGATCGCCGTTCTCGTCACCAAAGAGAGCCACTGCTTAGAGGCGCTGTTCGAGGCGTGGACCAACGACGAGCTCGGTGCCGACATCGGTGTCGTCATCGGCAATCACGACGATCTGGAGCCGATGGCCGACCACTACGGCGTGCCGTTTCACGACATTGGCACCGAGTCGGGCGAGCAAAATGAGGACGAACTGCTCGAGGTGCTCGCCGAGTACGACGTCGATCTCATCGTCCTCGCGCGGTACATGCGCATCCTCGGACCGAACGTCGTCTTCCGCTACGAGGATCGAATCATCAACATCCATCCCTCGCTGCTGCCTGCCTTCCCCGGCGCAGAGGCCTACCGACAGGCCGTCGAAGAAGGGGTTCGCGTCGCGGGCGTCACCGCCCACTACGTGACGACGGACTTAGATCAAGGGCCGGTCATCACCCAGCGTGCGTTCGACGTCCCCGACGACGCCGACGTCGAGGAGGTAAAGCACCGCGGCCAGCCCCTAGAGGCCGATGCCCTGCTCGAGGCCGTCCAGTTGCACTTAAACGGCGACGTCTCCGTCCACCGCGGCCGGACGAAGGTTCGGGAGAACGGCGACCAGTATCAGCTGGGTCTCCCCGAGGAACTCGCGGAGTTTACGCCCGACCGCCCGATCGACGGAGTTGGCGACGTCCTCGAAGACCGATAG